From the genome of Pleuronectes platessa chromosome 19, fPlePla1.1, whole genome shotgun sequence:
TGGTTATGAGATGTCGCTACTGATGTGAAATCCTAAACCCAATCATCAGACAAAGGCATGACGTTTGGCACCTCACAGCCTTCTGCGTGTGAGACGACTAAAAACACGTGTGAGTAAGTCtcttgaaattgtattttttctctGATATTGCACATCCTAAAGAACACTGAGGGAGAGAGCCCACGGCGTCATGTGGCATGACTGTGTAAACCGTATCCACTCTCACCCTGGGGTCGTACATTTCTCATCGCGCTGCGTCGGAAACAAACCGATTCGGCTTCAAGTCACCGCGGGACCCCcgtcctctccacctcctctcctgcGAGTCGGATCTCGAAAGAGAGTAGAAAGGGATGGcaggggtgtatgtgtgtgtgtgtgtgggggggtctgctgtgtgtttatcagaccctagagagatgaagagagagggtgtgtgtttgtttcccggTGCAGCTGATGACGGTCCACCCGGGAGGAGCAGTGGGACTGGAGCATGAGTTAGtaaagaggggaggagggggaaccAGACCAGGCCAGAGGCAACCGCCTGACTTTCGGGGGGAGTTGCTCACGCCCGCTGCagcatcagccccccccccccccatgtgagACGTCATGCACAGCACCTCTTCCTCGATGGTGAAGTCAGAGCTAGGGCCCCACGTGTGCTCGCCCGAGGGGGGGGCCGCTCCGCCACGCACACGCTCTGGAGTCTTTAGGACTTGAAGACGTGCACGGCCCGCACCACGTACTGCCTGCAGATGGGGCACTCGCTCATCCGCTTCCCACATTTGGTGCAGGTGACCATGTGGCCGCACTCCAGCAGCACGCAGTCTATGATGGCGTCCATGCAGATGCGACACAGGTTTTCGTCGGCCGTCAGCTGAGCTTTGACACCATCTGTGGACGGAAAGATGGCGTTAGGTTCCAGTGAcagcacattcaaattcactagatccccTAAATGTGTCAAATTTTTTCGTCGAGATATATAAATTATTTCACTGGGAAATCaacgaaaatgttgaaaaatggctTCTCACAACGTAatcaaatcctggatccgccccacTCATCCTGATCCTAATCAACATGCAGACAAACATAACTCCTGCGATCCTGCAGTAACATCATTCACCTCTGTTTGGCCCTGCTATGACCTGCAGTAAACTTTCTCATCTAAATCTCTACTCACTACTTATTAAGTGTACAAAtccttattaaaatgttttgtcagcATTTTCCAAATCCCAATAAATGCCACGTCTGTCAATAAATCAGCTAAAGAATCAGAGCCGTATTAGATGCACGAAGCACGGAAACATCCGCCAATGCTACCGTATCCAAAAAATGAAATTCAGCCGTGTATCAGCTCCAAAATCAAATGGCTCATTCCTTCATTTATGCCCCACTCCTCCACCAAATTCAATCCTGCTGACTGACTAATTACCAATGAAAACTTTATCTCTAGAAACAGATTCAGTCGATAGCCAGTGGGCAACGAgcctgatgaaaacaaaactttcTTAATGGAGCTAATAACCAACATGGACGTAAAGTAAAACCccatctgctgctgcagatctTGGGATGGGAACGAAagttacaacaacaaaaaagactgATTTGATAACTTCTGCTCACTTGAAACCGAGAATATGAAAACTACATTTAACATTCGTTCAAAATGTGCCACTAATCCATCACTGGTTCACAGGAGTTAAACGTGTGACAGCTGACTGATCAGCTCATTGGCTTAAACCTGGCTCCTGCTGCTCGCCGCTGTACAAGGCCCACAGAGCCGCGATCTCGGCCCTCCACCGGGAACCATTAATACCATCGTCAAGCCCTTCACGTCAACAGGAGAACCAGAAGAAGTCTGAGAATGTAATTACACCTGATGGAGACGCGCTGCCACTGAAGTAATGGGATGACTCATCTCAGAGGTAAGagctcggagagagagagagagtgcattaACGACGGGACGAGAGGATGAAACGAGACGCTGCACAAAAGAGGAGAGACACGAGTGACAGAACGTGCAGACGCCGAGAAAGACAGGAGATAATGACTCAATTGACCATAATGGGATAATGCACAGGATGATAAAAAGGATCAAGAGGGTAAGAATGGCTCGAGCCCGACCGATTTATCAGCTGGGAGATAAAATAACCTTTCACAGACTTATCGCTCTCTGCGTTTAACAGAATAAACGATGCAGGAAAGATTCACAGTTATTCTCTCAATTCAAGTTCTTTAAATctggttgtgttttcttttaaattgcaGTAATCAACGTCGTAATTTAACAAGGAAAAAAGTCACAGTATTAtgaaataaagtcataatttaatgagaaaaaagatCCTGTGAtaataaagattaaatattttataaatctTCACTAAATCTGATTTTCTCCTTCTAACATGTAGCTGATATATCggtattcaaatattttttatttccagatCAGCCGGGCTCTAACAAGAGGTTGCATCATGCAgagatgtgaaatgtgaaaaagtgAAATGTGCAGTATCACTTCATGGAGGTGatgcaaaacatgtttttattataaagacATCTTACCTCCAACACCACTGttgcagagaggtggaggataTGCAACCACTTTAAAGATAAGAATGAGCAGTGATAGAGAACATGTATTAGTGTAGGAAACTGTGTTGGAACAAAGCAGATTAAAGTCGAGTGGGAGTTTATTCCATATGTAAAAAGCAAAGAGACAATTACCTGTAGTTATGCTCACATTTTCCACtaaagaaaaagggagaaaacagTATTTTATATTAGACGGAACACCGGAGATCACAcaaattcaacaaacaagtgaaATCCAACTCACTGGATTTCCTGTTCAGCTCGTTTTCTCTGTAGAGCCGGTGCACTCGCTCCAGCAGCTCCCACTTCTCGCAGCAGCCGGAGTAATTGACGAAGTTCCTGGCGAGAATCTCTTTGAGCTGGCGGACGGAGAGGTTCTCTATCGCCTCCTCGGTGTCCAGATCAGACAGGGAAGCCCTGATCCTCCTCTGTGTGGCCGGACTGACCTACAACACAAACGGGTAAACGGGACTGCAGGATCAGCCTCTTTTACTTAGCAACATCATTCAGttctatgtatatatatttatattgtatattaaaaACACAGGCGTCACACCTCTATGATATTTTCCGTGGGCTCCAGGTTCAAGAGGGACGCCGTTGGAGTATCCTCGTGCTCCTGTGTGGGCGGAGATCAAAACACTGAAGTCAATTCAACTGTGTTAAAGTTCTCATTAGTCACCGCTCAGCCCATtgacacacacagtaactgATTCATCACACACATAAAATCCCTCCTCGTAAAACATGCGCTGTTAGAGTACCCAGTCTGAGAGTCAGGGTCAGATGATTCGTCATTTAAAAGAATAGTTTAAAAGAATGTAGTTTATTTAGCTCAGCATAATGATCAATGTCAAGAGAGCGACTAAGTGGCACAAACTCTGATTTACTCCTGATTGTCCCTTCAATATCTATCACATTTTAACTACACCAAATACTTTATGTTTTCATTCCAATTAGTTTCAGAGTGGATTCCATTAACGGTGCAGATCCAAGATAATTTTTCAATTCTGAAAATGTTATTAGTTGGGACGCATATCTGTAAACAGGTGTTGTGTACAATTATCTGGATGATCTCAATACATGTATGTGCAATAtggtgataaagtggccaatcagAGTTTTCTTCTAGTATTTTTTTCAGCAGGAATATGTAAAAACTACTCAAAGATTTGTTGAAAGGATGGGACAAGGGCCAAGAAATAAACGTTTCAATTTTGGCACTGATCCGGACAAGGGGAAAATCCAGAATTTTTTTGTTATCACTtcatttaacattgtgagatgaacggagggactgatatctatgagtgtgtgaaacttCTTCCAGGTTGACTTTAAGGGGACTGAGTGTCAGTCTAGTTCAggatattttgtaaatattactCATCACACCTATAACTGCATGTGTCACATCCCTATTTTGGTCCAATTGTGTTTGAGGGATCTCGCCTTGTGGTGAACGTTAGGCCAGTTTAATTGGCTCAAGATGGTGAACACCCTTTAACTGTGCCCCCCCCGGCACATTTAACCCCAGCTAAGAAAATCATAGTCTGAACTGAAACGTGGGTTTGGAGAATATAGTTATGTCGTTGGtaaagaacacaaacaacaaaaggaTCTTACAGCCCTCGTGTCCCacagagtgagaggaggaaaaaaaaaaaaaacacagagggagatTATCTATGAGCGGATGAGAGGAGGGATGAACTCCAgcgtttgtgttgtttctctgcagctgggATGCTGTGGGGAGTCTCTCAACCTGTGTGGCTGTTACATAACAGACTCAGCCTATATGTAACAGACCTAAAAAAGGCAAAGGGCTTAGGCTGCATCACTGGCTGGTCcgagagccacacacacacacacacagacacacacacacacacacacacacacacacacacacacacacacagacacacacacacacacacacacacacacagatacactggtacttctatctttgtgaggacactcatttaCATAACACATCCACTGTCTCCTCACCCTAACCTCAACCATTAGAACTAAATGCATAAACCAAACCTCTAAATTCTAATCTGAACCCTTCAACCACATTTTAACTTcctaaaaaaattgtattttcaatGTCAGTGGAGGGAAATCAAATCTTTGCAGTTTGTGGGTTTTCCTGCAGAGACACTTCATTCAGAGCAAAGCCACATGAGAGGAcgaacaaaaagagagaaacctGAATACCACTCAGTAGAGCGATACTCCAACCCAcgcctttaaattcaatcaagttaTCAAGATATCAGTTCCttaaaggtgtttttttttttttcatctacatccttgaattattcactgggaattcagtaaaaatattgaaacttgcaatgttaaagagactgaaaaaaaaagaaaatcaacatcCACACCAGTGTTTTAAGGGTTCcttccacatccttccactaagtttggTAGTAATCTATCCTGtatattttgtgtaatcttgctaactaatatcaaaccaacaaacataaacaggggtgaaaacaaaacctcctcgaTGGAGGTGAAAAGGAAAGAGTAAAGGAAAGGGAAGAAATAGTTTGCTGGGGAGTTGAGGGGAAGGAGCCTCGTCCTGACTGGAAACTTGTAAATAAGTTGATTTCACCTCTGAAACTAATTATCTTGGATAGAATGAGGCCAGATGTGAGAGAAGTATGGCATATGGAGattagtgagtgagtgaatgaatgcctgcctgtgtatgtgtgtgtgtgtgtgtgtgtgtgtgtatctttgtgtgtgtgtttgtgtgtgtgtgtgtgtgcatcagacCTGGCTGGTGGTCCCTGAGCTGTCACTCGGGCTGAGCACGTCTCCCTGAGAGGCGGAGAGGACTGACTGTTCCGAGGCGGAGCGGGTGGCGGAGCGGGGCGAGGCGGCGTGCGAGTGGGGGAGCGAGTGCAGACTGTCTGTGTCATCTCCCccttcgtcttcctcctcctcgtgtgtgtcctcctcctcctcttcctcctcctcctcctcgtcctcctcatcctcttcctcctcgtcctcttccacCTCCAGCACCGCACTCTGGGGCTCCCTCGACCCCTGATGACACATCACCAGGTCCACCAGGTCCTCCTTCTCCCGACACGTGTCCGTGGGGATGTTGCGCAGCAGCAGGTACGTGCGCAGGTCTTTCACCCGGAGCTGCATGAGCCGGGGCCGCTGGAAGGCCGTGCCGCGCAGCAGGTGGCAGGTTGTGCAGCAGCGCAGGTTCTCCTGCAGCACCGAGCACAGGGCGCAGTAACTCTTCTTACAGTCGCAGCAGATGTgctggggaggagagagagagagagaggaagagaggaagagaggaagagaggaagagaggaagagaggaagagaggaagagaggaagagaggaagagaggaagagaggaagagagtcaGCGATCGGCATGATGTGATTaacgattattattattctgactGAAGCGACTAAACTCATCGTTAGATCAATTCAATCCACAGCATTCActtaagaaaatgtgtttttcattattgataatTCGGCCCTGATGTCGGCCTTCTGTGAGCATAAGAAACTATTTATCCCTCACATCACTTTTGATGAATAAATTAATCACAAAAGGAATTTAATTATCTTGAGCTGAGGAAAGTGGGTTGTACGATGGAACCGAGATAGCGACAGTTTCTGTTCAcgttgttttagtttgaaaaacaataattcacCAGCCAAGAGTTTGACTTGCAAGATACTGTCGATTGGAACTGAGCGATAATCCAGAATTACCATTTACTAACTttcagtggagctgctgcacgATAACAGCAAAACACTTTGTTATCGTTTCACAAAATTATTAGTTTTCAATTTTGAGGCAAAGTGTAAATGAGCAGAGATTTTTCGAACTTTGATGATAACAAACTTCATTAATACAGCACCGTTCATGAAAGACAATGTGCTTTACataaaagaagttaaagaaatTTACTGTAAAGCtataattagaaaaataaaactaaatataaataacagGTTAGGCTACGATTGGACAACAACCATCGggtcaaacattaaaaaa
Proteins encoded in this window:
- the rnf34b gene encoding E3 ubiquitin-protein ligase RNF34, yielding MKAGASSMWASCCGLLNEVMGTGTVRAQQPGFGAGAGPFRFAPSAGYSTYPPTSSGSAGQLCKACGLAFTVFRRKHICCDCKKSYCALCSVLQENLRCCTTCHLLRGTAFQRPRLMQLRVKDLRTYLLLRNIPTDTCREKEDLVDLVMCHQGSREPQSAVLEVEEDEEEEDEEDEEEEEEEEEEDTHEEEEDEGGDDTDSLHSLPHSHAASPRSATRSASEQSVLSASQGDVLSPSDSSGTTSQEHEDTPTASLLNLEPTENIIEVSPATQRRIRASLSDLDTEEAIENLSVRQLKEILARNFVNYSGCCEKWELLERVHRLYRENELNRKSMENVSITTVVAYPPPLCNSGVGDGVKAQLTADENLCRICMDAIIDCVLLECGHMVTCTKCGKRMSECPICRQYVVRAVHVFKS